The genome window ACGGCGATACGGTCTTTGTCGACAGCGATTATGATCTGACCCGTGCCGAGGCCTATTTCTCCGAACAGCTCGCGCTGCAGGGCGCGCGCTCTTCGGCCATCACCGCACTCAGCCAGGAAGTGGGCATCCGCCGCTCTGAGCTGGAAGAGCAGCGCGCGAATTTCAACACGAGGCTCGAGCTTGGGGCGAGAAGCGGGACTATGTCTATCTGACCGGTGAGGTCGGCAAACAGGGTCGCTGGGCTCTGCCCTATGACCAGAGCGCAAGCCTTGCCGATGCCCTGTTCGATCAGGGCGGCATCGCGGCCAAGACCGGCAATCCAAGACAGATCTACGTGCTGCGCGGCTCGGCGGATCCGCGTGAATTCGGCGCCCTGACCGCCTGGCATCTTGATGCCGGTGCCGCAGCCGGCCTGATGCTGGCGACACGTTTCGAGATGCGCCCGAATGACGTGGTTTATATCGCGCAGCAGCCGGTCACCAAATGGGACAGGGTCGTCTCGCAGATCACACCCAGCCTGATCACGGTTCCGCTGAACAATCTGACCGAAAACTGAACAAAAGCCGGGCAGAAGCCCGGCTTTTTGCACAAAGATACCGCCTGTCTGCTCTGGCGCGGCGCGCGCAAGGACCCTGTCATATTAATGGTTTAAAAATGGTTGTAATATGATGAGGATTGCGGCATTGGCTGGTACCGGCGTCACAATCTGTGACAAAAAGGGGCGTTGATAAATAATCGGGAACGATTAAAAGCTGTGCGCTGATCCCGGATCGCCCGGGCTCTTTCCCTGTTCTGCGCTTTGGTAAACAAGTTTTTTTTTGCGAAACTCGAAAAATAACTTGTTTAGGACTTCCCATGGCCGACGGAGCCTTGTCGACATCCTGTAAGACCACCGCTGAACGGACCCCGATTCCATTCGCAGGCGCCACCAGGAAGGGCTTTTACCGTTCTTACGGCAAACGCTTTCTGGATTTTTTTCTGGCCCTGATTCTCGTGCCTGTTGTGGTGCCGGTGCTGGTTGTGCTTGCGCTGCTTATCGGCAGGTCACCTTTCTACAGCCAGATCAGAATTGGCAAAGACGGCCGGACTTTCCGCATGTGGAAGCTGCGCTCGATGGTGCGTGATGCTGATGCGGCCCTTGCCGCCTGTCTCGCCCGGGATCCGAGGCTCCGTCGTGAATGGGATCTCAATCAGAAGCTGGATCAGGACCCCCGCATCACCCGGATCGGTCGCCTGATCCGCAAGACCTCGTTTGATGAATTGCCACAGCTCTGGAATGTGCTGCGTGGCGATATGAGCATTGTCGGCCCGCGCCCGATGATGCTGGATCAGAAAGATCTCTATCCGGGCCAGGCATATTACCGGCTGCGTCCCGGCCTGACCGGCCCCTGGCAGGTCTCGGACCGCAATGCTGTCTCTTTCCGGGCAAGGGCGCAATTTGACGAAGACTACGAGCATCACCTGAGTTTTCGGGGTGACTGCGGCCTTATCCTGAAAACCATCAGAGTCGTGCTGCGCGCGACCGGGAAATAAGCGAGGACATGGCATGACAGAGACAATGATGTTCCAGGGGGCGGTTGTGCTCTATCTGCTGATTTCGCTGATTGCGCTCGCGCTGACCTATCGCGAGCAAAGGCGCAACGGCATCTCTTCGCCCCTGTTTCGCATGATGGGCTTTGCCCTTTGCACGATATGGCCTGTCACCTTTGTGGTTTTCACCTCGCTCCAGCTTGTGACG of Gemmobacter sp. 24YEA27 contains these proteins:
- a CDS encoding sugar transferase; the encoded protein is MADGALSTSCKTTAERTPIPFAGATRKGFYRSYGKRFLDFFLALILVPVVVPVLVVLALLIGRSPFYSQIRIGKDGRTFRMWKLRSMVRDADAALAACLARDPRLRREWDLNQKLDQDPRITRIGRLIRKTSFDELPQLWNVLRGDMSIVGPRPMMLDQKDLYPGQAYYRLRPGLTGPWQVSDRNAVSFRARAQFDEDYEHHLSFRGDCGLILKTIRVVLRATGK